One window of the Athene noctua chromosome 5, bAthNoc1.hap1.1, whole genome shotgun sequence genome contains the following:
- the LOC141961154 gene encoding uncharacterized protein LOC141961154 gives MEVNLENILSRDWSSRCREDRESSSIRRRRSRSFEGDKGGLMSPPSQILKRKRSSLPFSCAMGNAEVWTATVQVLYGSKYWLYGIWLYMVIYGYMVYGHLC, from the exons ATGGAGGTGAACTTGGAGAACATCCTGTCCCGCGACTGGAGCAGCCGCTGCCGGGAGGACCGCGAGAGCTCCTCGATCCGCCGCCGCCGCTCCAGG agctTTGAAGGAGACAAAGGAGGCCTTATGTCACCTCCAAGCCAGATACTTAAGAGAAAAAGATCATCCCTGCCATTTTCCTGTGCCATGGGAAACGCAGAG GTGTGGACAGCTACGGTCCAAGTACTGTATGGAAGTAAATACTGGTTATATGGAATATGGTTATATATGGTTATATATGGTTATATGGTATATGGACACCTTTGCTGA